In Hydractinia symbiolongicarpus strain clone_291-10 chromosome 4, HSymV2.1, whole genome shotgun sequence, the following proteins share a genomic window:
- the LOC130640848 gene encoding C-C chemokine receptor type 1-like has translation MNEAYLNTFNNTTSIVTNAGDVRAPNMTLSSTAKILMYICFIVIFLLGTVGNVIVIYAIGAKYRVVRGYNLHIISLSIADLYTSIFLPVVTIHDLLTNLEAWHLGVIGCKILPAMNHVTMLVSSFMLVIISVSRLRVIRSARAIHISRKRCLIEISCAWIIAFFIVSPYMFVHKYNRQKETCYDDWDTTDTRQDSIRRLIYFSVYECFACFIPAIIMVVVYLQSISKLRSHHIPGNHACLERNRKHKNMQIIKMFGLIVFVFFTLTTPYMVSVFVVIYYMAYDKDFYTQHIELFFNLSYALFILAGFNCCVNPFIYAGMHQDVRKFFQGLATRKERHGTELLKDSEVNRRSFTDFRTRCVSLQSSQEEN, from the exons ATGAATGAAGCTTACCTAAACACATTTAACAATACCACAAGCATCGTTACAAACGCAGGGGATGTTCGAGCACCAAACATGACTCTTTCTTCTACAGCAAAGATATTAATGTACATATGTTTTATTGTTATATTTCTACTCGGTACAGTTGGAAATGTAATTGTCATTTATGCAATTGGAGCTAAATATCGGGTAGTAAGAGGATATAATCTGCATATAATATCATTGTCGATAGCTGATTTGTACACTTCAATATTTTTACCCGTGGTCACTATTCATGACTTATTAACAAACTTGGAAGCGTGGCATCTTGGTGTTATAGGATGTAAGATTTTACCTGCTATGAACCATGTCACCATGCTCGTGTCATCTTTCATGCTTGTTATCATTTCTGTGTCAAGACTAAG GGTAATCAGAAGCGCAAGAGCAATACATATATCAAGAAAACGATGTTTGATAGAGATATCCTGTGCTTGGATCATCGCTTTTTTTATCGTATCACCATACATGTTTGTTCATAAATACAATCGCCAAAAGGAAACATGCTACGATGATTGGGATACAACTGACACACGTCAGGACAGCATACGCAGGCTGATCTATTTCAGTGTATACGAATGTTTCGCTTGCTTTATACCTGCCATAATAATGGTAGTTGTCTACCTGCAATCCATTTCAAAGTTAAGAAGTCATCACATACCTGGAAATCACGCATGTCTAGAAAGAAATCGCAAACACAAGAATATGCAGATAATAAAAATGTTCGGTTTAATTGTGTTCGTTTTCTTCACATTGACAACACCATATATGGTCAGTGTGTTCGTAGTCATATACTACATGGCATACGACAAAGACTTTTATACACAACACATTGAATTATTTTTCAATCTTAGTTATGCCCTATTTATACTAGCCGGGTTCAACTGTTGCGTGAATCCATTTATTTATGCAGGAATGCATCAAGATGTGAGAAAGTTTTTTCAGGGTCTTGCAACTAGAAAAGAACGCCACGGCACAGAGCTTTTAAAGGACAGCGAAGTGAATAGAAGATCGTTTACGGATTTCAGAACGCGATGCGTTTCACTGCAGTCTTCACAGGAAGAAaattaa
- the LOC130640850 gene encoding uncharacterized protein LOC130640850, which translates to MLIEGTFVVSISISLLLFTLLAWFVNRQYWRERDGILLYDAFVIDALFSLCTILLFADAKGDKIFTNMYVFLSLMSWANRSLIAINRYIVITYSLHYESILRRSTLIGLVILLWISTSTFAVLSYLFSTSWLPPSRGIFLMFFAAWLSRKFLIAVVVVHVIFVVVVNVMEFLSWRTDMGFQSKVFSTIIGRMRTFFRNPYRSFDIHVQIDDRETRGRKCMGTTSWILLLTHIIIITPFLGTLSHFVITGTDVFEEAHFKVVCTLSNVLMAFKPLITISENLHIEDSKALKHSLIDVCCRKNQQVDAPFQLTEVTSQLQDPSLLGFSPEFGMMTTEHREEILQLRRECLEFRKKRLMSSNHSECPVFMETVL; encoded by the coding sequence ATGCTTATCGAAGGAACTTTTGTCGTATCGATTAGTATATCGCTATTGCTCTTCACACTTCTTGCGTGGTTTGTTAACCGACAATATTGGCGAGAACGCGATGGGATTTTGTTATATGATGCCTTTGTTATTGACGCTCTGTTCTCTTTATGCACAATACTTTTGTTTGCTGACGCAAAGGGcgataaaatatttacaaacatGTATGTATTTCTTTCTTTGATGTCATGGGCAAACCGTTCGCTCATTGCAATTAACAGATACATTGTAATCACGTATTCACTTCACTACGAATCGATACTTCGGCGTTCCACATTGATTGGGTTGGTTATATTACTTTGGATATCAACTTCTACTTTTGCTGTTTTATCGTATCTGTTCAGTACCTCATGGTTGCCGCCATCACGCGGTATCTTTCTTATGTTTTTTGCAGCTTGGTTGAGCAGAAAATTTCTTATCGCGGTTGTTGTGGTGCATGTTATATTTGTGGTCGTGGTAAACGTTATGGAGTTTTTGTCGTGGCGAACAGATATGGGCTTTCAGAGCAAGGTTTTCTCTACCATCATTGGACGAATGAGAACGTTCTTCCGAAATCCGTACCGGTCTTTTGATATCCATGTGCAGATAGATGACCGTGAAACACGAGGACGTAAGTGTATGGGAACTACCAGTTGGATACTTCTCTTGACGCACATTATTATCATCACACCATTCCTTGGTACGCTGTCACACTTTGTGATCACAGGCACTGACGTGTTCGAGGAAGCCCACTTCAAAGTGGTATGTACATTGTCAAACGTTTTAATGGCGTTTAAACCACTGATAACTATTTCTGAAAACTTACACATAGAAGATTCTAAGGCGCTGAAACACTCGCTGATCGACGTTTGCTGTAGAAAGAATCAACAAGTGGATGCGCCTTTTCAGTTAACTGAAGTAACGTCACAGTTGCAAGATCCTAGTCTTCTTGGGTTTAGTCCGGAGTTCGGAATGATGACTACTGAACATAGGGAAGAGATTCTTCAGTTGAGACGGGAGTGTCTGGAGTTTCGAAAGAAACGTCTGATGTCATCCAATCATTCGGAATGCCCTGTATTTATGGAAACAGTTCTTTAG
- the LOC130640854 gene encoding uncharacterized protein LOC130640854, whose amino-acid sequence MEAKEHVSGSSITIQTTNKNELCVSHCKRKKYIQELSKNEQGVTLKKVKIPKNVILRRDVSIIEITLDFKKSSLALRYSTIREILFTKQEYKQVHNKATNQALSAITEQHTNKDEIPITFFDKNMDKIVEGNSYKITYCFISVYNSDGVLKTTVHTQNVETDDNDSQKITGKACFVNASTCQPTFFCSHGKTVVPDEDIDHGILSCWHCGTISCKEESTVARDDSFSFLETSSKKKRVLISPLPC is encoded by the coding sequence ATGGAGGCAAAAGAACACGTTTCTGGGAGTTCTATAACCATACAAACAACGAACAAAAACGAGCTGTGTGTTTCTcactgcaaaagaaaaaaatacattcaAGAGTTAAGTAAGAATGAGCAAGGCGTTACCCTGAAGAAAgttaaaattccaaaaaacgTTATTCTGCGACGAGACGTATCTATCATAGAAATCACATTAGATTTCAAGAAATCTTCTCTAGCATTGCGTTATAGTACAATTCGGGAAATCCTATTTACCAAACAAGAGTACAAACAAGTGCACAATAAGGCTACAAATCAAGCCTTGTCTGCCATCACGGAGCAGCACACTAATAAAGATGAGATTCCAATAaccttttttgataaaaatatggACAAGATAGTTGAAGGAAATTCCTATAAAATAACGTATTGTTTCATAAGCGTTTACAACAGCGATGGTGTGTTGAAAACTACAGTACACACACAGAATGTGGAAACTGATGACAATGACTCCCAAAAAATAACGGGAAAAGCGTGTTTTGTTAATGCGAGCACATGTCAACCTACGTTCTTCTGTTCACATGGCAAAACCGTGGTTCCTGATGAAGATATTGACCATGGTATTTTATCATGCTGGCATTGTGGTACAATAAGTTGTAAAGAAGAGTCTACTGTTGCCAGGGATGATTCGTTTAGTTTCTTGGAAACGTCATCGAAGAAAAAGAGGGTACTAATTTCTCCTTTACCTTGCTAA